From Calliphora vicina chromosome 3, idCalVici1.1, whole genome shotgun sequence:
tatactaaagactacgtcttatactaaagactacgtcttatactaaagactacgtcttatactaaagactacgtcttatactaaagactacgtctaatactaaagactacgtcttcaaCTAAATACTAAGTCTtcaactaaagactaagtcttcaactaaagactaagtcttcaactaaagactaagtcttcaactaaagactaagtcttcaactaaagactaagtcttcaactaaagactaagtcttcaactaaagactaagtcttcaactaaagactaagtcttcaactaaagactaagtcttcaactaaagactacgtcgtcaactaaagactacgtcttcaactaaagactaagtcttcaactaaagactaagtcttcaactaaagactaagtcttcaactaaagactaagtcttcaactaaagactaagtcttcaactaaagactaagtcttcaactaaagactaagtcttcaactaaagactaagtcttcaactaaagactaagtcttcaactaaagactaagtcttcaactaaagactaagtcttcaactaaagactaagtcttcaactaaagactaagtcttcaactaaagactacgtcgtcaactaaagactacgtcttcaactaaagactacgtcttcaactaaagactaagtcttcaactaaagactaagtcttcaactaaagactaagtcttcaactaaagactaagtcttcaACTAAATACTAAGTCTTCAACTAAAGACTACGTCGTcaactaaagactacgtcttcaactaaagactaagtcttcaactaaagactaagtcttcaactaaagactaagtcttcaactaaagactaagtcttcaactaaagactaagtcttcaactaaagactaagtcttcaactaaagactaagtcttcaactaaagactaagtcttcaactaaagactaagtcttcaactaaagactaagtcttcaactaaagactaagtcttcaactaaagactaagtcttcaactaaagactaagtcttcaactaaagactaagtcttcaactaaagactaagtcttcaactaaagactacgtcgtcaactaaagactacgtcttcaactaaagactaagtcttcaactaaagactaagtcttcaactaaagactacgtcgtcaactaaagactacgtcttcaactaaagactacgtcttcaactaaagactaagtcttcaactaaagactaagtcttcaACTAAATACTAAGTCTTCAACTAAAGACTACGTCGTcaactaaagactacgtcttcaactaaagactaagtcttcaactaaagactaagtcttcaactaaagactaagtcttcaactaaagactaagtcttcaactaaagactaagtcttcaactaaagactaagtcttcaactaaagactacgtcgtcaactaaagactacgtcttcaactaaagactacgtcttcaactaaagactacgtcttcaactaaagactacgtcttcaactaaagactacgtcttcaactaaagactacgtcttcaactaaagactacgtcttcaaCTATAGACTACGtcctatactaaagactacaatGTCGTATACTGAAGACTACGTCTTACACTAAAGActccgtcttatactaaatatCATATTCATTAAATTTGGCGTATGACTAAAATattcgggattttttaaaatttttagtttttatattatcCATTATCAGCTAAgaccttttctcatctttctggcaacatatggattccgaaccaaaagaactgctgatcttttgaagccaagaacgaatctagtcaatttcgaatactctgttctgaagtgaagcgtatcccagagagagcgttcggcatctttcgaaacaaattgtagtccgacagggcaaggtctggactataaagcggatgaggcaaaactacccaaccacttcattctaaatactttttaacagatattctAACATGTGGCGAGACTTGTCACAATGTAATATTACggctctcttcaaacgaatcagttgcgtttggtacagtttccctgtgatggtctggtcgatttcagctgctcataatagataggaccctttggtgtcgtttcggctggttggtcgggcttcacgcTTCGGCAGCagtttatatattcaaaatcggctttcaaggtctctcataaatcctgctgcttgccaaagttttgaaattgctgattgaggagtagcttccaatgatttcgcaagctcttgttcaggttgacaacaatcttcatggagtaattcctCTAATTCTTGGTGTtaaaacttgtttggctggcctgagcagcacaaaccatatctcgaacattgaaaccgatgaaacacattcaccataagcttcggtgagcaataaagaaataaagcaaaacttcctgtgTCATCAAAGTGTCATTAAACTTTGACCTCCCGcttttttaagttattcacCATATATTGGACAAAATTCGGTTCCAACAGACCCCACAGCGCCATTCCTGGGGGTCTGTGTGTATCGCCGTCAAAACCTAAACTTGAATACTTATCAGCAACtcctatgtgaaatttcatgtcAATTGGATCATCCAGTTTTGAAtaggcaaaatattttgattcagaCCCACTGTGCATTGTTTTAAGATGCTCTGGATTGATTTTATGAATTGAGCATCCATGAATCACTTGATATAGCGCACAATAAAGTCGATCTTTACCGTCTATCACTtccatatttgttttattttattatttattctggCTGGTTGCTCGCATGAGAGTGAGACAGGATTGAACATGTTCGTTAGTTGTTGGGTGTGTGAAAATTgcaaattaaattgtatttaacaaaaaataataatcaaaagtttgttgttattgttatagcACTTTTTCTACATCTCATGTctgcatttgatttttatgcTCAACATCTTCAACATGGTGGCAAATGATGCAAGGGTAACAATTAATAAAGTGTTGAAGGTGTGTGTGAggatttcgaataaaattttatttaaatttatattctgaaacatacaaaaatggaaatagGAATAATTTATTGGAATGCTTTAATCGGGGATATGattaattttagtaaaagttgTAAATTTTATCAGTTATATTCATTATTATAGTAACTTATGTAacttttaaacgtttattttcaGAAAGCTTGTCTTCCACTCTGTAGATTTAGAAAATACCTTGTCATTTAATTTTAGAACGAGCCCACTGTGCAAGAAATGCCAACATAAAACAAACTAGACTTTCATTTTAGCTAAGAACATCTTAGCTTCTGAAGACTCCCCTACCAAAACCTATTTCAGAATAtctgaaataacaaaaatcagaatttatgttttatgacattttcaaCTTAATTGTTTCTAAACTGCGTTTCATAACGTTCCAAGAGAAATAATCTGGTTTCTAAAAGTTATTGCATAAAAACCAGTATCTGTACCAGCCAAacagaaacaaataaaacaaatttatttttgactttttttttttattttacccgTAAtgcaataatttaatatttaaactattaatataaaatccagttttatttaactaattagcattaaacaaattctaaatgttaaaattatggGATTGGGATACTTCAGCTATCCCAtagaaatttcatataaaaactccaaGATTCTAAGAGCAAATCATCATTCAGTTTATTTTGACTAATCGAATAATAACAACATGAAATTCTTCATTGTTTTCGCTGCTCTCTTCGCCGTAGCTTTGGCTGCTCCCGCTGAACACCATGCTGAAGTCTTGAAACAAGAATCCGAAGTTGAACCTGAGGGCTTCCACTACGTTTCCGAACTCTCTGACGGCACCTACGAGACCGCCGAAGGTAAATTGAAGGATGTCGGTACTGATCACGAAGCCATCGTTGTTCACGGTTCTTACTCCTGGGTTGATGAGAAGACTGGCGAAAAATTCACCGTCAACTATGTTGCTGATGAAAACGGTTTCCAACCCGAAGGTGCTCATTTGCCCAAACCCCAACAATAAGTGTTTAACAGACACTAAGGTGGAATACTTGTTGAATTGTTGTTAAATAATTTgatagatttttgaaaaaataaatgaaatagcATAATTAAATcgtataaaattgtatttttatttattatcttttACTTTCACAAACTTATCTGATGTATATTGCAgtaaaaaaccaaatattttggaattaaGTCAGCCTTTTGTGATCCAAAATATTGCCGAGAGTGGTGGTGTGCGGTCTCCAAGTAGGGCAGCTTCGCTGTATTTTTAAAGCTCTCTATAGTTAAAGagatttgaaaattcaaatttcataattataCCATAACTtagtcttgttttttttttcaaaatatcggaCACAATTTATTACACAAATGAAgagttttggaaaaacacacgatcatggcaatataggttcgactctactacaaaagggtagtaaaaccctatactcagtttgtccattttggtgaccaattttttttatgggcccccaaaagtTCTCAAAATCAGTGGGCCCCTAAAAAAAGGTATCATCAGTTTTTGACcgacagctaattcagacttgctgataccgcttaactttatatgctAAGAGTCTACCAAactaattttatcaaaattttttctcaaaaaaatagctttttcgtggacttttttttgaaaaaatatgggaagaaaaattttttttcactttttttagaataacttccagggactcctaattatacccttcaccttcgggagaaggtaatttccacaatataattttccgaccctacaaagtatataaattctggacccttatagatagcggagtcgattaagccatctgtccgtccgtctgtctgtccgttaaaatcaactttccgaagcccccaaataacttacatacacgattcatacttCAATAtctcaaaggtcaaattttttttcaaaaaattatgattttaaaagtttggggtcattttaaccacaAGTGCCATTaaacgttaatttccattcttgtgctgttattataaaccctagagattatgttatatttttgttaaatttcatcaaaatcggcccaaaaacatacaacatttcgaacatttcgaaatctttccaagagaaattccaaatattgaaaaatttgacttttgaccttcacgatttaagggttaacgtcttccgattttagtagaagtttcagagtatatttagaattatctggactataatattctgaataagtttggcttaaaattcataagaataaggaaatagagctcattggcctaaaaattgccaaataattggtttttctcgaaaatttcaaaatttaaatcgcaggtacgcaaaaactataagagatattttcataattttttcacatttttattccctattatattcttaataaatctcaatgagatgatcaaaaaaattctgaaatttgtttaacaaaatttttaaaaattttaaaatggagttttgaaactgccgttaaaaaaattttattgttttgttcacacctaagaataggttaacggtatcctacgaagacaaaaacttatatataagtaaatatggacatattttaagtaaaaatgagcttttattttaatatttctcaaaatatgttaattttgttcctacatttcttgttctagtggcctgagacacgttaatggcctggtgaatttttaataattttaacattttttgaccgatttctgttttttatgtctcattagaacgacaattacgtacacattttgattcttttaaattaaattacaaaagtaattttttaatggcaaaatttttacaaaaactgaaaaaaatgcattttttgcccttgtaaatgcatctcaaaacttcagagggcttgcggcacgtcttaaccccaaccgatttacataaaaaattttcaggatgatttttttactaatgttcaccaaactggggggtgagaatggccaaaatccaactttcttttattaagggccaccctaggtTATATACccttttaatttctacatttttcatttgcaaccccacatagtatatatattatagatcgttatagatagcgaagtcgatatagccatgtccgtgtccggattttgagccattgtaggtcaaacttactgcaatggctcaaaatcgggaaaaatatttttttgaatttttttttcaaaaaaaaaatttttttttgtaaaattatttttccccaaaaaagattttttaaaaataaaaacttaaaaaaaaaatttagaaaaaactttttaaaaaacaattaacaaaatattattaagtataatttggtgaagggtatataagattcggcactgccgaatatagctctcttacttgttgtattaaaattattaaaagtaatagcataaaatcttaaaataaatttcaaaaatattcgattttgtcgaataataggagacaaaaaaaccggtttgtcgaataacttgaaaaccgtccttttgtaaaaaccggaaaattaaacaaaattattttgaataattcgaaaaccgttTTGACAACTCTAATCAAGATCAAGTGTAGCGAAGATGGATCAAATCATTATCAGTATTATCCGGGCCCATCACGTTACTCAATCATGATCCTGCAAGatcggcttgatgcaagataagaaaaaacgttaaaatttttgaaattaggcAAGGTTTGTGTAGAACTTTTGATATTGGTAGAAACCTTACGAattgaagattgatattttaatgcatcaaaataattttgtgttttttttcggacgccatttaccttaaaaactaaaacgaTTATAATaaggtgattttccatcaagaaaaatataaactttgaattaatgtaaaattttaacggttacagACCGAcatcataataaaaaaactagtaagagagctatattcttaaatacccttcaccaaattatacttcaaaatacaaattttaaatatttttaggtaaataaaaattatttttttttccaaagtttttttaattttttgtaaaatttttttttgacccattgtaggtccaacttactgccttatatacatagttgcaatggactttgaaatatctatcattagatatcaatattgtattaatgacttagtaatccagatatatgtaaaaaataggtcaaaaatcgaggttggtCTAGTTTTTCCctcatatatcagccatttgtggaccgattttactgaATTTAAAAAGGTAACTTCTCGAagcatgtctgagagaattattgaagatttgaatcccgaagatatcaggggtcttcagaaaattgatttcaacagacagacatggcttaatcgactccgctatctataaggatccagaatatatatactttaaagGGTCCgataattatattgtggaaattacaaacgcaatgacaaacttatatatacccttctcacgaaggtgaagggtataaaaatatagacattttttgggaaaaaacttaaaaaaaaacataaaaatatgcttccactttggatgcgtgtaactttctATATATGGACAagataattgttatcaggtttgttttattttttttagaattttattgcaaatataggtgatatttaaaaaaaatcgaaaaataggcccatcatatataaaatacgagAATAAAGatggagcaaaatttaaaaaaaatataataaatatctcttgaactaaaagagataacctacatatatttttttgtagaccttctcaaggactaactacattttaaatttcagctcattcggatcatgaatggatttttggaaattttgtttaaatgtgagacgtttaagttttttgtaaaatgtttatatgtttttgaaaGGCATCTCA
This genomic window contains:
- the LOC135953866 gene encoding larval cuticle protein 65Ab1-like, which codes for MKFFIVFAALFAVALAAPAEHHAEVLKQESEVEPEGFHYVSELSDGTYETAEGKLKDVGTDHEAIVVHGSYSWVDEKTGEKFTVNYVADENGFQPEGAHLPKPQQ